CGGTCGCGCGGGTGTCAGCGGCACCAGCTCGTTCCTCGTGACAGTCGCACCGGGCATGGACATTGCCGCCATGGCCGGCATTGCAGCGAGCTACAACCAGCTGCACAACCGCTCCAGCGCCGGCTCGGCTGGCCAGTCGCGTGCCAACTCGCGCGCCCCATCCcggtcggcctcgcgcaaCCCCTCGAGGCGTGGAAGCGCCGCCCCCGTGCCTGTGGTCAATGTCCCCCAGCACCTTGCGTGATCGTGATCACCACACCCACCACTTTCGATATTCCAGCCTTTTTCGTATAATGCATCTCCTGCGTGCCACCCAACGTTACTtgggcctcgacgagaacAGCGCCTCCTGGTCACTGACACGGTCTGCACGCCTGGTTGACTATTCTTGCTCACACACATCCGCATTCGTGACATGTTCCAGTTCTGTTCCAGGTCTAGACCACCCTCTTCTCGATTACCCACTCCTCAACCACCGCCCTCGACGTGGTGCCTCGCTCACGGACAGCCTAGAGCACCcggagggcgacgacgcggagCTTGATGGGAAAGTTGGGCCGGAACTCTATCTCGTCTGTGCTGATGACGTCAACTTTGCCAGCTCGAACAAGCTTGTCGACAAAGGAACGATACCGTGGTTCCCAGATCGTGCCGAGGATAGTTACGACCACAAACCCGCCGGACATTGTCAGACGGACAAACTCTGCGATCGCTTCGGACCGACATGCCCCTCCGTCAGTGTGCCGACACAGATCGTGGCGTTGTAGTAGTCGCCTGGGATTGCGAGCTGGCCAGAgaggtcggccttggtcaAGCTGGCGTAGGCGCCCGTCTTGGCCGCCTGTGCGAGCATCCCTTGGCTCAAGTCGATGCCGTCAATGTTGTTGAATccgagcttgcgcagctcgactCCAACCAGGCCAGTACCGCAGCCCGCGTCAAGGACCTTGAGGTCGGGGCTCGGAGCAAGGACAGCCGCAAGGGCATCAGCTGCTTTCTTGGGTGCTGTGTAGCCTAGCGAGCCAACGAGGTCGTGCTCGTACTCTGGGGCCCAGGCATCGTagatctccttgagctcggaAGGTGACTTGGCAGAATACACCCGCTCGAGGTATTGGCTGTCAccttgggcggcggcgctgggtgACATGTTTAGGCAGGGTAGAATGGGCAAGAGACGCGGCGTTGGCACTCTGGCGCAGAGGCTGGTTGGTAAAAGATGGAGAGCTCTGCAAACCGCGAGCAATTGAGGAGGAATGGTTGGAAGTGAACGCTGCGTGTGAAAGAGTGACACCATGATAGCCCTCAGTCTTATTGGCCTCTTTGCACGCGCCTCCTACCCTCGGCAATTCGGCGATCGGCAACTACACGACCTGCAGCTCAAACGGGCGGACATGCATGAATTCTACTCTACGCTTGTCGAATGCTGGGGAACGGGTATGGGCGATGACGATGTGATTGATAGTATATACAGGCTACAGTGAATGCAAGGCCTGCGGATGAGTGGAATTGTGCTGTTAGGGAAGGATGTGGTACTATAGTAGTGACGGAGATCAAGTTGAGTAGCCATGTCGTTTACAACCTTGAGTACGGCCCGTGGCCCCAGCGCCTCCAGTTCTCCTGGACCCACCAGCGCCCGATGAACGCAGCCTCTTCCGACCAGCGAGCGGCTTCCAAACCAAACTTGCTCTCAACGTTGTGGAGGAAGTCGTGGAACTCGAAATCCATCGCCACCTGTTCGTTGTAGTCGTCGGCGCTGAACTGCCACTCGACATCCGTGGCATCACCCACAGGTACCGTGAGGACCCAGTGCTTGTGGTGTGCGTCGCGGATCGTCAactgctcgccgcccgGGTTGACGACCGTAAACTGCCAGTTTGAGACATCGTGGTCACCCTTGGTGCGGATGGGCCGGATCATGGATTGGCCCTCGTAGTTTGCGGTCagctccttggccgccttggTCGCCGGCTTGGAGAGAGAGCCAGTCtcagcgaggaggtcgagaatGGTTGGAACAATGTCACGCGATGTGACCGAAGACTCGACCTTGATGGGCGGGATGAGCGGGTGCGAGAAGACCATGGGGACTATGTTGTTGATGGTGTATGGGTTGTAGTAGGTTGGGAGCTTGCCGTTCTCTGCAATGGAGAGGCCGTGGTCTccgacgagcacgacgagcGTCTCGTTGGCGACctggaggtcgtcgagcgcggtgAGGATCTTGCCGAGCCAGCGATCGTCGTAGCCAATCGCGTTGACCCACTTGGACAAGTCGTCGACCCCCTTGCCGAGTGCCAGGTACTTttcgtcctccttgtcggTGTCCGGGATGCCGTACGGGTGGTGACTAGTACTCGTGAGATGCGTGATCAGCACGCGTTTCTTATTCTGCTTGGCCATGTGGAACTCGTCCTTGATGTAATCGATCAATgggtcctcgacgacgctgaAGTAGTTGACGTCGGGAAGCGTCACTTTGCCAAACTTGGCATAGTCCGCCTGCAGGTACTCTTTGTCGTAAAAGTGCCCGTAGCCCATCCTCCAGACGAGAGGCTTCTGCTCATCAAAGGTGCTGGTTGCCGACTGCATAAACGACGACTTCCATGGATGCGACAAAtagtcgtcctcgtcattATGGCCCAGTTGGTGATCCAGCGTACCAAGGACATCGAGGACTTGTGGCAGACAGGGCTGGTACAAGTGCTTCTTGTACTCGCGATTCCAATCCATGatgagaggagagaggcCGCACATTGTTCCCGCAACGCTCTTGAGAGTGTATGTCGAGGTGACGTACGTGTCCTCGAACGTTATTCCTCCGCGCGGCGTCTGCTTTTCGCCCTCTCCGGGCGCAAAGCCGCCGCCAAAGTCGCCAGTGAGGTAGCGCGCAGTGCTGGAAATGTTATGAAGGCGGTCCTCGACATCACTGGGCAGCTCCTTGTTGGCCCACGAGTCGGCAAAGCGCTTGGCAATCACGCCGTCCTTTTTGAGCGGGAAGACGTCTTTGCGCGTGCTCTCAAGAAGGATGGTGATGACATGGCGAATGGGAACCGTCTTGAGGTCGCCAAGCGCCTCCAACAGGTTGTCATGCAAGTTGCTAATCTTGAGTGGGTCGTGCGACGCCGTGTACTGCCGGCGGTCATTGTAGAAGTCCTCGAATCCAGCAGGTACGCGATCTTTTGGCAACCACGAGTACCTGGTTGGGCGACTCATGGCTGTCCTGCCGTCCCACTTGAAGCCGATACCGGACTTGTACAGGGGCTTCATCCTTGcgagcgactcggacgagctgctcaaggcGATAAAGGGGGAGACAATGGCGGTCCACGACATGAGCTTGAGCGTAGCCTTGTGGGGGCGCATCATGGAGAGAATAAACATGGCGagaagggcggcgaggccacCCGCGTGGATAAACGCCTGGTAGAGGAGCATCCAAGGCCAGTTGCGAGGGTTGAAACGCTCATCCAAGGTCCAGGTGCGGGGGTTGAGAGACCGCCACGGCCAGTTGCGTGGGTTGAGAGCGTGCCATGGCCAGTGACGCGGGTTGAGAGCGTACCAGGGCCAGTTACGCgggtggaggcgggcgcGCCACGAGGGGCCAATCGATGATACCGGAGACCCAGAGTTTCCAAGCAGTCCGTCCGTCTCTTCCTCACGGGATGCCAAGTTGTCCAagtcgtactcgtcgctcgaggtgtcgtcgaggtcaaagTCCTTGGGCTCACATGCCTCAAGGTCTACCTTGCTAGAGGTGATTCGTTGCTTGGCAATGGTGTACCAGCCACGCCACGTGCTGCGACGCAAGACGTGGCGCGGACCGACGGCCATGACGTACGACAACGCGATGAACGGCGCAGAGATGAGATTGGCGAAGATTTCAAAGACAAAGTATAATGGCCATTGGAGCAAGGTGGCGGCTAGGATGCAGCCGCATGTAATGTAGATGGATGGCCAGAGGCCCGAGAGGAGGGTGCGCCGGCCCGCGGCGTCACTGGCGAGCGAAGCGTTCGCCCAGTGAACCTCTACACCCGAATTGTAGAAGACGCACacgttggcgagcgcgacaaaCACCGAGGTTGACAGAAGCAGCGTTCCCCCAAAGCCGACAAGAACGCGGAGCGTCCTTGAACGGTTAACGTCGAGTTTCTGCTCCACGAACAGGTGGCAAACGACCAGGAGGAGCACATCTTGCAAGAAGAATGAGTAGCACCACCGCGTAAGCAGGCCCTCCTGTAGGGCGCCATAGTGGGCGTAGATGTGCACTGCTTTGGACAAGAGGGTTGTCACGGCTACCAGCGCAAACGTGGCTTTGCGGTTGAAAAGGGCCACGGAGAGGAGTGTCCCCAGGCTTGGACATGATCGTGTTCGGTACATTTGTAATGGCGACTGATATATCTTGGGGGTGAGTGGGAGGAGCGATGTGGACGTTGAGGTCGTAGATCGTAgggcgccgccgacgactgGCGACGTCCACAATGAAGGTGAAGAAGGAAAGAGTGTGTgggcggggttggtggtATGTGTATGTAGTGGTAGTGTGAATGTGCCGCCTGGGCTGAGATTTGGTTGATGAGAGTGTGGTTTTTGACAGTCGAGGCGACGCAGATGACGTGTGTGATGGGTTGGAGTTGAAGAGGGATACAGTCTTGATGTAAACCCAAAGCGCCAGAGGAGGGTGTCAAGTCAGGAGTCTTGATCGCGTGTGGAGGTTAGTGATGGAGCTAGATCCGCAGTGGGTTGTAGGTTGTCGGGTTAGACGCAATCCGCAGTCGATTCCAACCAGGGTCAATGAGGATGCCGTGGGTGGTTGATGTCGTTGACGGTTTCTATGTATTCTGTTGAAGAATGTTTGTTGAAAGAGatgaaggaggaaggaggaaggaggagtAGGAATCAAAAGTGAACTGCGTGAGTTTACAGTGTACagtggaggaaggatgAGTTTGTGGAGACGAGACGACGTGCCGGCTAGTTGACAACCAGGGGACTAACAAACTGGGTAggttgggtggggggaaggggggaaggggggaagagggggaaggggcaACTCGCGTGACTCGGCGCTAAGATGGTCTAAAGGATCAAAGGGCCTTAAAGGAGTTGGGGGCGGTGCAAGTTGGAATGAAATTCAACCAACCCCCATGTGCAACCACTTTCGTTTAAATCCCCCCTGTGTGCGCATGTGCGTGTACCTGAGGCCTGGAAAGCATGGCTCGGGTTCAACACCCTGCGACCGAAGTTGTCGGACTATGCGCTCAACCTTTGCACTTTGTCTGACGCAACGAGTCGTTGCGTCAGACAGAGTCCGATGAAACCGACAAACTCTCCATCCTCTGGTCCTCTAACTGATCCAGTTTGATTCAGTGTGGCTTTATAGAATACAAAGTAGCCGACGGAATCCATTCTTTTGCCTCCGAAACCCGCATGATCGCTGTTTTTGTCAACGCATGCCTTGTAAATGTCAATGACGTAGTTGGTTTACTTTATTGCGCAGTTTGATTCTATAGTAGTCTTTGGTTTTTGGGCTCATTGCCCAACTTGGTTTGTTTGGGCACATGGCCATGTGAAACTTGAGCAGGTTGTTACTGACCAAAGTTCGGGTAAACAGTTGATGCGGTGCTTCAGAGGTCAGTTGGTATGTTTCGGAAGCCACTTTAGTCTCTTTAACATCATGGGCCTGAGATAACCTAATGGCTATTAAGCCCTCACTTGATACACCAGTTTGGAGCATATCCGCATACCCCGAGTTCCTCGGACCTAGCCAGACAACCAGAGGCTACGTTGACAAACAGTACACACCATGTCGCCGTCTTGTATCATTAACCGACCGGGTCCGAGATCCTGCAATCGGCCCCAACCCTCTGACaagtggcggtggcggacGACGTAGTCGCAGCATCGGGCCCTTCGGTCCCTTTGGTCTTTGGCCGCATGGCTGACCGCGTCCAAGCGCGCTTCCGCCGCCATGCCTCTTGACAATCTTCCTGACAGATGTTGCCAAGCAGCATGTAACAACTCGACAACTTGACTGCTTCAACAAGCTGGTCGCCTGGTCGCATGGAATAGTCGTCGTCAATCAATCCTGGCGTTTCGGAAGGCGCCTGGCTGTTAGCGGATCTGCTGGCCCACAACACCCCTTTGATCCGACATGCAGAGCCGTGTCCTCGATGCTGCTGGCCACGGACCCTAACTGACAGGTAGGTGGGCGTGGTTGTTGTATCGTTACAGATGTCCTCCAGGTCTGCAGACCAAACCAAGCCATGAAACCCATGGCCGCCCATACATGTACCAAGTGAATGTTCCACCTGCTGGCATTATCATAGTTCAACCTTGTTCATTCACCAACTTAGGGCATCTACTTTGGCAACGACCGGACGTACCGCCAAGCACTCAAGGCTTTAGCGCAGGCTCTAGCGCAGCGCAGGCGGCTTGGCAGCCCCGACGTGCACACCGGGTACGATGCCGCCATGAGCCGCGTGCTCAACGAGTCGGCCGGCCTGATGAGCCCCGACATATACACGCATCTGACCATGGCCGGCGAGCGCACCAATCTGACCGACATCGAGCTCAAGAGTCTGCAGGCGGAAACCGATGGACTGTtcgacatgctcgacaACCTCTCGTCTACAGAGTACCTGGTGATAGATGTTATCGGAGAAGACATCCATCTTCAGGTGAgagcgacgatgacgatggcACTGTGCCTGCTCCCGCGCCGTCCCCGCGCGTCGTCCTGCCCGCCGAGAAGGGCGCTGGGGTAAACCTTGTGGATCTCTGTGGGTACGCTCTGCGGCTCGGGACGCGCATGTTCACATGGACAGCAACGAACATGATACATGTATACATGATACATGCAACTTGGGGACAGGTTCAAAACTTGTCAGGGTGCGCAGGGCACATGTCAGGCTTAGGCTCGACCAGGTCGGGCGATGGCGGTGGCGATTCGACACGGGCGTGCGCGTCGGCCGACGATTCCGCCCAACCCGAGTGCGCAACGGTGGGCTCCCGTCGCTGCTTCCCGACGTTAGCCCGGGGTCGTGGGGTCG
Above is a genomic segment from Cutaneotrichosporon cavernicola HIS019 DNA, chromosome: 1 containing:
- a CDS encoding uncharacterized protein (sulfatase) codes for the protein MYRTRSCPSLGTLLSVALFNRKATFALVAVTTLLSKAVHIYAHYGALQEGLLTRWCYSFFLQDVLLLVVCHLFVEQKLDVNRSRTLRVLVGFGGTLLLSTSVFVALANVCVFYNSGVEVHWANASLASDAAGRRTLLSGLWPSIYITCGCILAATLLQWPLYFVFEIFANLISAPFIALSYVMAVGPRHVLRRSTWRGWYTIAKQRITSSKVDLEACEPKDFDLDDTSSDEYDLDNLASREEETDGLLGNSGSPVSSIGPSWRARLHPRNWPWYALNPRHWPWHALNPRNWPWRSLNPRTWTLDERFNPRNWPWMLLYQAFIHAGGLAALLAMFILSMMRPHKATLKLMSWTAIVSPFIALSSSSESLARMKPLYKSGIGFKWDGRTAMSRPTRYSWLPKDRVPAGFEDFYNDRRQYTASHDPLKISNLHDNLLEALGDLKTVPIRHVITILLESTRKDVFPLKKDGVIAKRFADSWANKELPSDVEDRLHNISSTARYLTGDFGGGFAPGEGEKQTPRGGITFEDTYVTSTYTLKSVAGTMCGLSPLIMDWNREYKKHLYQPCLPQVLDVLGTLDHQLGHNDEDDYLSHPWKSSFMQSATSTFDEQKPLVWRMGYGHFYDKEYLQADYAKFGKVTLPDVNYFSVVEDPLIDYIKDEFHMAKQNKKRVLITHLTSTSHHPYGIPDTDKEDEKYLALGKGVDDLSKWVNAIGYDDRWLGKILTALDDLQVANETLVVLVGDHGLSIAENGKLPTYYNPYTINNIVPMVFSHPLIPPIKVESSVTSRDIVPTILDLLAETGSLSKPATKAAKELTANYEGQSMIRPIRTKGDHDVSNWQFTVVNPGGEQLTIRDAHHKHWVLTVPVGDATDVEWQFSADDYNEQVAMDFEFHDFLHNVESKFGLEAARWSEEAAFIGRWWVQENWRRWGHGPYSRL
- a CDS encoding uncharacterized protein (Methyltransferase domain) — encoded protein: MSPSAAAQGDSQYLERVYSAKSPSELKEIYDAWAPEYEHDLVGSLGYTAPKKAADALAAVLAPSPDLKVLDAGCGTGLVGVELRKLGFNNIDGIDLSQGMLAQAAKTGAYASLTKADLSGQLAIPGDYYNATICVGTLTEGHVGPKRSQSLSV